From Aquabacter sp. L1I39, the proteins below share one genomic window:
- a CDS encoding amidase, with amino-acid sequence MTVTDTLDAFVPHGHFDRAPTGDGPLSGRIFAVKDFFDVAGVPTAAGSPDWLATHDIPSRSASVVDKLLAAGGHLVGKTHTDELAWSLNGENHHYGTPINPAAPGRIPGGSSSGSAAAVAGGLVDFAVGSDTGGSVRLPASYCGIIGLRPTHGRIAIDGAVPLAPSYDSVGWFARDPVLFAQVGAVLFGGLAEVGAPGRLLLARDLFEAAGPEVSAALAPALARVAERLGTAEEVDVAKGALPAWRNAFRLIQSDEAWAAHGAWVQKVKPSFGPGVRERFAAASALDAGEVAAARVVRDEVRARMDALLGSDTLIVLPTAPGIAPLRNTPGDALESFRARALELLCPAGHAGVPQISLPLGTLEGCPVGLSLMAPRGKDEYLLAAAKTLLG; translated from the coding sequence ATGACTGTGACGGACACCCTCGACGCCTTCGTCCCCCACGGCCATTTCGACCGCGCGCCCACCGGCGACGGGCCCCTTTCGGGCCGCATCTTCGCGGTGAAGGACTTCTTCGACGTGGCCGGCGTACCCACGGCGGCAGGCAGCCCGGACTGGCTTGCCACCCACGACATTCCCAGCCGCAGCGCGTCCGTAGTGGACAAGCTCTTGGCCGCCGGCGGCCATCTGGTGGGCAAGACCCACACCGACGAGCTGGCCTGGAGCCTGAACGGCGAGAACCATCATTACGGCACGCCCATCAACCCGGCCGCGCCCGGCCGCATCCCCGGCGGGTCGTCCTCCGGCTCGGCGGCGGCGGTGGCGGGCGGCCTCGTGGACTTCGCCGTCGGCTCCGATACCGGCGGCTCGGTGCGCCTGCCGGCGAGCTATTGCGGCATCATCGGGCTGCGCCCCACCCATGGGCGCATCGCCATCGACGGCGCGGTCCCGCTGGCCCCCTCCTATGACAGCGTCGGCTGGTTCGCCCGCGACCCGGTTCTGTTCGCGCAAGTGGGCGCGGTGCTGTTTGGTGGCCTTGCGGAGGTCGGCGCCCCCGGCCGCCTGCTTCTGGCGCGCGACCTGTTCGAGGCAGCGGGGCCTGAGGTGAGCGCCGCCCTCGCGCCCGCTCTTGCGCGGGTGGCCGAGCGGCTCGGCACGGCGGAAGAGGTGGATGTGGCCAAGGGCGCCCTGCCCGCCTGGCGCAATGCCTTTCGTCTCATCCAATCGGACGAGGCCTGGGCCGCCCATGGTGCGTGGGTGCAAAAGGTGAAGCCCAGTTTCGGCCCCGGCGTGCGCGAGCGCTTCGCGGCTGCCTCGGCCCTGGATGCCGGGGAAGTAGCCGCAGCGCGGGTGGTGCGCGACGAGGTGCGGGCGCGCATGGATGCCCTGCTCGGCAGCGATACGCTCATCGTGCTGCCCACCGCGCCGGGCATTGCGCCCTTGCGCAACACCCCCGGCGATGCCCTGGAGAGCTTCCGCGCGCGGGCGCTGGAATTGCTCTGCCCCGCCGGCCATGCGGGCGTGCCGCAGATTTCCCTGCCGCTCGGCACGCTGGAGGGTTGCCCCGTCGGCCTTTCGCTGATGGCCCCGCGCGGCAAGGATGAATATCTCCTCGCCGCCGCGAAAACCCTACTCGGCTGA
- a CDS encoding GntR family transcriptional regulator: MPRSRPAPDDEAEAAAEARFTLPGDERPLAAPVAAVIAALEADIIAGRILPRNRLIEDHLMEDYGAKRHVVRAALEELERLGVVVKPRYRGAELRRFDKAEIARLYDMREVLHRAAVARIRPPSEEALKPVRHWLEAHAAAAREGDLVAIHRTNMMFHDAVFALCDNPFLVATIRQHDWLSFPIRAYGVADAAALAQACDEHRTLVDLLVAGQMEELEALTISHMSRARRLYEEKFLTRARTPAA, translated from the coding sequence ATGCCCCGTTCCCGTCCTGCCCCCGATGACGAAGCCGAAGCGGCGGCGGAGGCCCGCTTCACCCTGCCGGGCGACGAGCGCCCGCTGGCGGCGCCGGTGGCGGCGGTGATCGCGGCGCTGGAGGCGGACATCATTGCCGGCCGCATCCTGCCGCGGAACCGGCTGATCGAAGACCATCTGATGGAGGATTACGGCGCCAAGCGCCATGTGGTGCGCGCGGCGCTGGAAGAGCTGGAGCGGCTCGGCGTGGTGGTGAAGCCGCGCTATCGGGGAGCGGAACTGCGCCGCTTCGACAAGGCCGAGATCGCGCGGCTCTATGACATGCGCGAGGTGCTGCACCGGGCGGCGGTGGCGCGCATCCGCCCGCCCTCGGAGGAGGCGCTGAAGCCAGTGCGGCACTGGCTGGAGGCCCATGCAGCGGCGGCGCGCGAGGGCGACCTCGTCGCCATCCACCGCACCAACATGATGTTCCACGATGCGGTCTTCGCCCTGTGCGACAACCCGTTTCTGGTGGCCACCATCCGCCAGCACGACTGGCTGAGCTTTCCCATCCGCGCCTATGGGGTGGCGGATGCGGCCGCCCTCGCCCAGGCCTGCGACGAGCACCGCACGCTGGTGGACCTGCTGGTGGCTGGCCAGATGGAAGAGCTGGAGGCGCTCACCATCTCCCATATGAGCCGCGCCCGGCGGCTCTATGAGGAGAAGTTTCTGACCCGCGCGCGAACCCCGGCGGCCTAA
- a CDS encoding aldehyde dehydrogenase, which translates to MPVSARAITPPQEEIVSIDPANGRIVGTVAATPLDAIDGIVERAWQAYRTSPWRALAPQRKALVMQEIARRIAAEKESLAQLQMRDSGKPLAECRGMVDSAAGAFRYYAGVVETMETEVQPSRGEYVAMTVVEPYGVVLCITPWNSPIMNEAGKIAPALAAGNAVLLKPSEDTPLLAPELARICLEAGLPEGQLQVVQGRGETVGAALVAHPGVRMISFTGGTVTGRAIGKVAGERLAPVALELGGKSPHVVFADADLDHAVAAVAAGIFGSAGQSCVAGSRLFVEESVYREVVDRVAARASAVRVRAPDAPEVEVGPLASFHHRDKVAAHVARGLAQGGTVLAGGAIPTGPAYDGGAYYLPTVIEGLGPDAMLCQEEIFGPVLVALPFKDEADLIEKANGTAFGLACGIWSESFKRAWRVGRALEAGSVWINTYKQSHISSPFGGFKASGIGREKGIEGLRLYGQVKSIFLGLHENPLSIAR; encoded by the coding sequence ATGCCAGTGAGCGCACGGGCCATCACGCCGCCGCAGGAGGAGATCGTCTCCATCGATCCCGCCAACGGCCGCATTGTCGGGACGGTGGCTGCAACGCCGCTCGATGCCATTGACGGGATCGTGGAGCGGGCCTGGCAGGCCTATCGCACCTCGCCCTGGCGGGCGCTGGCGCCCCAGCGCAAGGCGCTGGTGATGCAGGAGATCGCCCGCCGCATCGCGGCCGAGAAGGAGAGCCTGGCCCAGCTCCAGATGCGCGACAGCGGCAAGCCGCTGGCCGAGTGCCGGGGCATGGTGGACTCGGCCGCCGGCGCCTTCCGCTATTATGCGGGCGTGGTTGAGACCATGGAGACTGAGGTCCAGCCCTCGCGTGGCGAGTATGTGGCCATGACCGTGGTGGAGCCCTATGGCGTGGTGCTCTGCATCACCCCCTGGAACTCCCCCATCATGAACGAGGCCGGCAAGATCGCCCCCGCTCTGGCGGCGGGCAATGCCGTGCTCCTGAAGCCCTCCGAGGACACGCCCTTGCTCGCGCCGGAACTGGCGCGCATCTGCCTGGAAGCCGGCCTGCCGGAGGGCCAGCTCCAGGTGGTGCAGGGGCGGGGGGAGACGGTGGGCGCGGCGCTGGTCGCCCATCCCGGTGTGCGGATGATCTCCTTTACCGGCGGCACGGTCACGGGCCGCGCCATCGGCAAGGTGGCGGGCGAGCGCCTCGCGCCCGTGGCGCTGGAACTGGGCGGCAAGTCGCCTCACGTGGTGTTCGCGGACGCCGATCTCGACCATGCGGTGGCGGCGGTGGCGGCCGGCATCTTCGGTTCGGCCGGCCAGAGCTGTGTCGCCGGCTCGCGCCTGTTCGTGGAAGAGAGCGTCTATCGCGAAGTGGTGGACCGCGTCGCCGCCCGCGCCAGTGCAGTTCGTGTGCGCGCGCCCGATGCCCCGGAGGTGGAGGTGGGGCCGCTCGCCTCCTTCCATCATCGCGACAAGGTGGCGGCCCATGTGGCACGGGGCTTGGCTCAGGGCGGCACGGTGCTGGCGGGCGGCGCCATCCCCACGGGACCCGCCTATGACGGCGGCGCCTATTACCTGCCCACCGTCATCGAGGGCCTCGGCCCTGATGCGATGCTCTGTCAGGAAGAGATCTTCGGTCCGGTCCTCGTCGCCCTGCCATTCAAGGACGAAGCGGACCTCATCGAGAAGGCCAACGGCACCGCCTTTGGCTTGGCCTGCGGCATCTGGAGCGAGAGCTTCAAGCGCGCCTGGCGCGTCGGCCGGGCCTTGGAAGCTGGCTCGGTCTGGATCAACACCTACAAGCAGTCCCACATCTCCTCGCCCTTCGGTGGCTTCAAGGCCAGCGGCATCGGCCGCGAGAAGGGCATTGAGGGGCTGCGCCTCTACGGCCAGGTGAAGAGCATCTTCCTTGGCCTCCACGAAAATCCCCTGTCCATCGCACGCTGA
- a CDS encoding NAD-dependent epimerase/dehydratase family protein codes for MTSTERTPALAIAGGRFLIVGGASLVGSTTADLLLAQGAAEVVILDNFSFGARETIAHLEGNPRVRIETADITRLPQLLRAIRNVDGVIHLAAMMTISMDRDPDVGLQVNIDGVRNVIAACCANGVRKLVFASSNAVYGYGPGVAGELVEKTPFHSAGAPPAAVLYGASKIIGEQLCRDAFRRYGLDYVILRYSTVYGERQHYRAANALYIIETHDRLKKGLAPRVLGDGSETKHFVYVGDVARANAAALASPATDVAVNLSGPAPVTTLELVNLVAEVAGIPIAPEHVEPEPGKVRLTTGGAFRIAHEEAERVIGWKPEVTMREGIRRLIAWRDGITAEAAE; via the coding sequence ATGACTTCGACCGAACGCACCCCCGCCCTCGCCATTGCTGGCGGCCGCTTCCTGATCGTGGGCGGCGCCAGCCTGGTGGGCTCCACCACCGCCGATTTGCTGCTCGCCCAGGGCGCCGCCGAGGTGGTGATCCTGGACAATTTCTCCTTCGGCGCCCGCGAGACCATCGCGCACCTGGAGGGCAATCCGCGCGTGCGCATCGAGACGGCGGACATCACCCGCCTGCCGCAGCTCCTGCGCGCCATCCGCAATGTGGACGGCGTGATCCATCTTGCCGCCATGATGACCATCTCCATGGACCGCGACCCGGATGTGGGCCTGCAGGTGAACATTGACGGCGTGCGCAACGTGATCGCCGCCTGCTGCGCCAATGGCGTGCGCAAGCTGGTCTTTGCCTCCTCCAATGCGGTCTATGGCTACGGGCCGGGGGTGGCGGGCGAACTGGTGGAGAAGACGCCGTTCCACTCGGCCGGCGCGCCGCCGGCGGCAGTGCTCTATGGTGCTTCCAAGATCATCGGCGAGCAGCTCTGCCGCGATGCCTTCCGCCGCTATGGCCTTGATTATGTGATCCTGCGCTATTCCACCGTCTATGGGGAGCGCCAGCATTATCGCGCCGCCAATGCGCTCTACATCATCGAGACCCATGACCGGCTGAAGAAGGGCCTCGCCCCCCGCGTGCTGGGCGACGGGTCCGAGACCAAGCATTTCGTCTATGTGGGCGATGTGGCCCGCGCCAATGCGGCCGCGCTCGCTTCGCCCGCGACCGACGTGGCGGTGAACCTTTCCGGCCCCGCGCCCGTGACCACGCTGGAACTGGTCAATCTGGTGGCCGAGGTGGCCGGCATTCCCATCGCGCCGGAGCATGTGGAGCCCGAGCCCGGAAAGGTGCGCCTGACCACCGGTGGCGCCTTCCGCATCGCCCATGAGGAGGCGGAGCGCGTTATCGGCTGGAAGCCGGAAGTGACCATGCGCGAGGGCATCCGCCGCCTCATCGCCTGGCGCGACGGCATCACCGCCGAGGCGGCGGAGTGA
- a CDS encoding tripartite tricarboxylate transporter substrate binding protein produces MDISLSRRRFMGTAAGLAAGLVAAPAVLRADTFPSRPVELVVGFAPGGGTDVTARTFAGFLSTELGGQVIVVNKPGASGEIALAGVARAKPDGYTLGVTNMPGLVTLPIERQTKFQLSDFDYVANLVSDPSAFSVQPDSPIKTLKDLVEAAKKDPGGVTFGSTGIGTDDHLCLVLFEQATGVKLNHVPFQGAGPMRTAVLGGQVTVAGLNVGEVAPFQTQLRMIAQGGATRSRFAPDVPTFKEQGVNVEMGSERGIVAPKGLPADVMAKLTETTARIMKNPDFLAKIESQYTQEDYLPGPQWRERLAVADAKFRALWQAQPWSGKA; encoded by the coding sequence ATGGACATCTCTCTCTCTCGCCGGCGCTTCATGGGTACAGCTGCCGGCCTGGCCGCCGGGCTAGTCGCGGCGCCCGCCGTGCTGCGCGCCGATACCTTCCCGAGCCGTCCGGTGGAACTGGTGGTGGGCTTTGCGCCAGGCGGCGGCACGGATGTGACCGCCCGGACCTTCGCCGGCTTCCTCTCCACCGAACTGGGCGGGCAGGTCATCGTCGTCAACAAGCCGGGCGCCTCGGGCGAGATCGCGCTCGCCGGCGTCGCCCGTGCCAAGCCCGATGGCTACACGCTCGGCGTCACCAACATGCCGGGCCTCGTCACCTTGCCCATTGAGCGGCAGACCAAGTTCCAGCTGTCCGACTTCGACTATGTGGCTAACCTCGTCTCGGACCCCTCCGCTTTCTCGGTGCAACCGGACAGTCCCATCAAGACGCTGAAGGACCTCGTCGAAGCGGCCAAGAAGGATCCCGGCGGCGTTACCTTCGGCTCCACCGGCATCGGGACCGACGACCATCTGTGCCTGGTCCTGTTCGAGCAGGCCACGGGCGTGAAGCTGAACCATGTGCCCTTCCAGGGCGCCGGCCCCATGCGCACGGCGGTGCTCGGCGGGCAGGTGACGGTGGCCGGCCTGAATGTGGGGGAGGTCGCGCCCTTCCAGACCCAGCTGCGCATGATCGCCCAGGGCGGCGCCACCCGCTCGCGCTTCGCGCCGGACGTGCCCACCTTCAAGGAGCAGGGCGTGAACGTGGAGATGGGCTCAGAGCGGGGCATCGTCGCCCCCAAGGGCCTGCCGGCCGATGTGATGGCCAAGCTCACCGAAACTACAGCCAGGATCATGAAGAATCCCGACTTCCTGGCCAAGATCGAGAGCCAGTACACCCAGGAAGACTACCTGCCCGGCCCCCAATGGCGCGAGCGCCTCGCGGTCGCCGACGCCAAGTTCCGGGCCCTGTGGCAAGCCCAGCCCTGGTCGGGCAAGGCCTGA
- a CDS encoding ABC transporter substrate-binding protein has product MSHVLWQGAAHPAPIALFRDATEVLLSVAEQRHADDPSALEAPVRRFVRDADEAHAIAFDGPEPLVAMSLDDVLDCHRASHPAASDLVIIAGIHRGFLSLAARPGLAALSDLKGRRVAVDTDTGYASALFHILRRDGLERDRDYEVVYAGATNLRFEKLLAGEFDATLLGAPYTDLVQQAGFGLLGKVADALGGYQAIVLAARRPWLALPGNEEAAGRTVAAITQTLAFACDPTNRVRVTRMVQPALPGLNAPAAAAVAEGLFGSQSDFLRDGRMRDADIEVVLDLFDRSRGARLTLADVHRLTDTRLLPPAEIAPGANR; this is encoded by the coding sequence ATGAGCCATGTTCTCTGGCAAGGCGCCGCCCACCCCGCTCCGATCGCCCTCTTTCGTGATGCCACCGAGGTCCTGCTCAGCGTGGCCGAACAGCGCCACGCGGACGATCCGTCGGCCCTTGAGGCACCGGTGCGCCGTTTTGTGAGGGACGCGGACGAAGCCCATGCCATCGCCTTCGACGGGCCAGAGCCCCTCGTGGCCATGAGCCTCGACGATGTCCTAGACTGTCATCGCGCATCACATCCCGCGGCCTCGGACCTGGTCATCATCGCCGGCATCCACCGGGGTTTCCTGTCCCTGGCGGCCCGTCCCGGCCTTGCCGCGCTGTCGGACCTCAAGGGCAGGCGTGTGGCGGTGGACACGGACACCGGCTATGCGAGCGCCCTGTTCCATATCTTGCGCCGGGACGGCCTGGAGCGCGATCGGGACTATGAGGTGGTCTATGCCGGCGCCACCAATCTGCGCTTTGAAAAGCTGCTGGCCGGTGAGTTCGACGCCACGCTGCTGGGTGCCCCCTATACCGACCTCGTCCAACAGGCGGGCTTCGGCCTGCTCGGTAAGGTCGCGGACGCGCTCGGAGGGTATCAGGCCATCGTCCTGGCCGCCCGGCGCCCCTGGCTCGCTCTGCCTGGCAACGAGGAGGCCGCAGGAAGGACGGTCGCGGCGATCACGCAAACCCTCGCCTTCGCCTGCGACCCCACGAACCGGGTGCGCGTCACCCGCATGGTCCAGCCGGCATTGCCGGGGCTCAATGCCCCGGCCGCCGCAGCGGTGGCCGAGGGACTGTTCGGCTCACAAAGCGACTTCCTCCGGGACGGCCGGATGCGGGATGCCGACATCGAGGTGGTGCTCGACCTTTTCGACCGCTCACGTGGGGCGCGGCTCACGCTGGCGGACGTGCACCGGCTGACGGACACGCGGCTCCTGCCACCGGCGGAAATCGCGCCCGGCGCGAACCGCTAG